In uncultured Bacteroides sp., the following proteins share a genomic window:
- a CDS encoding TonB-dependent receptor produces MKKYLFIILSVISMSVYAQKITLTGKVIAANDKEPIIGATVSIKGSTIGTMTDISGNYSLSNVPNDATVIFSVIGYKKQAVNVNGQKVINVSLAEDVAVLDEIVVVGYGAVKKSDLTSSISTVKGEDIKTLSSGNAMNALQGKVNGVQISSSGGPGDVPRVIIRGVTTTNGSDPLYVVDGMPVGTNINFLSQDDIESIEVLKDASAAAIYGTRGSNGVILVSTKKGKAGKTLFQVNTSVGLQTIADPKMAGAAEYEKVFKSRYTNDGSTPIWNTPAGSTGTDWWNQVVNKTALIQNYNISFQGGTDKFIFSGSLGFFKQNSQFDTGVWDKMTGRFSTEYRFNKVIKAGIDLAPKLESWDDTPSGLFSSAMRMDPTTPVFRPEEAWVDNKYNNYQRSYNNQVWNPAGSVARQKSSSNEYGLLMTPYISVEPIKGLTIRSQFGVNSVFRISDSFVPKFYIDNLEQQELSYVERKFNSQVDWNWTNTANYMTTINKKHNINAMAGYTMEKFSNYWLTGSRENTASNITELQQVNAGTQSQKASGTNQYTTLLSYLGRAMYNYDGRYYLTTSIRVDGSSRFPAGSKYATFPAISAAWRVSGEDFMKNQELINNLKFRIGWGRVGNQNIANSAFLTLMGNADYVLGGNRIIGSAVSSVGNTSLRWETVEDHNIGLDMSMLNNRLSMTLDLFQKKSTDMLLQKENLLILGYPDWNSRIWTNVGSMKATGWEASLNWSDKKGDFSYDLGVNASSVKNKIVKLAGEAPLYTKELNSGNFIIRNEEGGYLSRFYGYTCDGIFQNQAEINAHTDEHGTIIQPYAKPGDLIFRDKNHDGVLNADDKTFIGNPFPDLMLGFNTRLGYKSFDLVANFYGTFGNDIFNTTKSLYAGTSGSNVFAGTYDKVWREDNPGATIPRLSVNDLNNNYTTVSSFFVEDGSYFRCKLLQLGYTLPKNTIKGLGVRVSLSAQNLFTLTKYSGMDPERASMGGVTESGVDNIGYPNPRTFLLGVNLNF; encoded by the coding sequence ATGAAAAAGTATTTATTTATTATACTATCAGTCATATCAATGAGTGTTTATGCTCAGAAGATAACTTTGACTGGAAAAGTAATTGCAGCTAATGATAAAGAACCCATTATTGGAGCAACAGTTTCAATAAAAGGAAGTACTATCGGAACAATGACTGATATTAGTGGAAATTATTCTCTGTCCAATGTTCCGAATGACGCTACTGTGATTTTTTCTGTGATAGGCTATAAAAAGCAAGCCGTAAATGTAAACGGACAAAAGGTTATCAATGTTAGCCTTGCAGAGGATGTTGCAGTGTTAGATGAAATTGTAGTGGTAGGTTATGGCGCTGTAAAGAAGAGTGACCTTACCAGTTCTATTTCAACTGTAAAAGGTGAGGATATCAAGACTTTATCGAGTGGAAATGCAATGAATGCTCTTCAGGGTAAGGTTAATGGTGTGCAGATTTCAAGCAGTGGTGGTCCTGGTGATGTTCCACGTGTTATTATCCGTGGTGTTACCACAACAAATGGATCTGACCCTCTTTATGTAGTAGACGGTATGCCAGTAGGCACAAATATCAATTTCTTAAGTCAGGACGATATTGAAAGTATAGAAGTGTTGAAGGATGCTTCAGCAGCAGCTATTTATGGTACCCGTGGTTCTAATGGTGTTATACTTGTAAGTACTAAAAAAGGTAAAGCCGGCAAAACATTGTTTCAGGTAAACACCTCTGTTGGTCTTCAAACAATTGCCGATCCTAAAATGGCCGGTGCAGCTGAGTATGAAAAAGTATTCAAGTCACGTTACACTAATGACGGAAGTACTCCTATCTGGAATACTCCTGCAGGTTCAACAGGTACAGACTGGTGGAACCAAGTGGTTAATAAAACTGCTTTAATTCAGAATTATAATATTAGTTTTCAAGGTGGTACTGATAAATTCATTTTCAGTGGTAGCTTAGGCTTCTTCAAACAGAATTCTCAGTTTGATACCGGTGTATGGGATAAGATGACTGGTCGTTTCAGTACTGAATACAGATTCAATAAGGTAATTAAAGCCGGTATTGATTTGGCTCCTAAATTGGAAAGCTGGGACGATACTCCATCCGGATTATTTAGTTCAGCAATGAGAATGGATCCAACAACTCCTGTATTCCGTCCGGAAGAGGCTTGGGTAGATAATAAGTACAATAATTATCAGCGTTCTTATAACAACCAGGTATGGAATCCTGCCGGTTCAGTGGCTCGTCAAAAATCTTCCAGCAATGAATATGGATTATTAATGACTCCATATATCTCTGTAGAACCAATTAAAGGTTTGACTATCCGTTCTCAGTTTGGTGTAAATTCCGTATTCCGTATCTCAGATTCTTTTGTTCCTAAATTCTATATTGATAATCTGGAACAACAGGAGTTAAGTTATGTAGAGCGTAAGTTCAATTCACAGGTTGACTGGAACTGGACAAACACAGCCAACTATATGACCACTATCAATAAGAAACACAACATCAATGCAATGGCTGGTTATACAATGGAGAAATTCTCTAATTACTGGTTAACCGGTTCTCGTGAGAACACAGCCAGTAACATAACAGAATTGCAACAGGTAAATGCCGGTACACAGAGCCAGAAAGCCAGTGGTACAAATCAATACACTACATTGCTTTCATACCTTGGACGTGCAATGTATAACTATGACGGCAGATATTATTTAACTACATCTATCCGTGTTGATGGTTCTTCCCGTTTCCCTGCAGGAAGTAAATATGCAACATTCCCTGCTATATCTGCTGCATGGAGAGTTTCCGGTGAAGATTTCATGAAAAATCAGGAACTGATTAACAACCTGAAATTCCGTATCGGATGGGGACGTGTAGGTAATCAGAATATTGCAAACTCTGCCTTCCTTACATTGATGGGCAATGCCGATTATGTACTTGGTGGTAATCGTATTATTGGTAGTGCAGTTAGTTCTGTAGGTAACACATCTCTTCGTTGGGAGACTGTAGAAGATCATAACATTGGTCTTGATATGAGTATGCTTAATAATCGTCTGAGCATGACACTTGATCTTTTCCAAAAGAAGTCAACCGACATGCTTTTGCAAAAAGAAAACCTGTTGATTCTTGGTTATCCTGACTGGAACAGCCGTATATGGACCAATGTTGGTAGTATGAAAGCTACCGGATGGGAAGCATCATTAAACTGGAGTGACAAGAAAGGCGACTTTAGTTATGACCTGGGCGTTAATGCTTCTTCTGTGAAGAATAAAATTGTAAAACTGGCAGGTGAGGCTCCTCTTTATACTAAAGAGCTGAACTCCGGTAACTTTATTATCCGTAACGAAGAAGGCGGATACCTAAGCCGTTTCTACGGATATACCTGTGATGGTATTTTCCAGAACCAGGCCGAAATAAATGCACATACAGATGAACATGGTACAATCATACAGCCTTATGCAAAACCAGGAGATCTTATCTTCAGAGACAAGAATCATGATGGCGTGTTAAATGCTGACGATAAAACTTTCATTGGTAATCCATTCCCGGATTTAATGTTAGGTTTCAACACTCGTTTAGGTTATAAGAGCTTTGATCTTGTGGCTAATTTCTATGGCACATTTGGCAATGATATCTTCAATACCACTAAATCACTTTATGCAGGAACATCCGGTTCAAATGTATTTGCCGGCACCTATGATAAAGTTTGGCGCGAAGATAATCCGGGAGCTACAATTCCACGTCTTTCTGTAAACGACCTTAACAACAACTACACAACTGTATCCAGTTTCTTTGTAGAAGATGGTTCATATTTCCGTTGCAAGTTATTGCAACTTGGTTACACTTTACCTAAAAACACAATCAAAGGCCTTGGCGTAAGAGTTTCTCTTTCTGCTCAGAACCTGTTCACTCTCACAAAATATTCCGGTATGGATCCAGAACGTGCTTCAATGGGTGGTGTTACAGAATCAGGTGTTGATAATATTGGTTATCCAAATCCAAGAACTTTCTTGCTTGGAGTTAATTTGAACTTTTAA
- a CDS encoding two-component regulator propeller domain-containing protein — translation MKDKLKRVLFIILVSLPTLLSAQPYTFKRLGVEFGLSNNNVLSITQDKLGFLWFATEEGLNKFNGARFINYYKYSTQSPSISGNELNCVYADKVDSIIWIATQRSGLNAYNYNNNTFTVYKKDPSNKNSLITNDVTSVTNASDGNLWISTYYGGVDYFDKKTGKFTHYNKSTLLGLKNESVWTVMEDNERNLFIGHVNEGLSILSLKDNKVRNFKNNPQDPTSIPGNDVKCIFNDKNNNIWVGTNNGLALFNAEKNNFTVFRNNNFSLFGPKLISIFSIQQINNNQLWIATEFEGIFILDIRQLSIMSPDKVQFQHISSGDNENQLSASTVRSIFQDSFHNIWIGTYGGGINFISNNPPRFNVLNYNPILGEKSKLSYKVAWGMCTDKQGKLWIGTDGGGINVYERGKRIAIYNKENGALSNNSVLSLFNDSQNNIWIGTFFGGVNCYNTKSKQFKQVVLGGKTKQDIRCFFEDLNHNLWVGSDDGIYRINLNDQNKITNFNTKNSGLKGDLVRSIFQDSKGRMWIGTFGNGLGIYTPQMKLLKNMDDHAGFCSNTINHIFKDSRNRIWVATGDGLVLFPSVSSYNYRTFKRSDGLANSHIRAITEDNKKNIWISTNKGLCKYSEAKNKFENYDISDGIPAGNFMSGSITKDKDGFIYFGSLGGVCYFNPEHFVDSKQYPNPIISELKIYNKLSTLENDQKIIPLGGNKEIDLNYKENSFSITFNELDYSLDKQVEYSYMLKGLNDSWYTLDEGNNSATFLDIAPGDYEFLIKARLHNQEWREQATSIFIHIAPPFWLTWWARILYVIILIAIIYISLHVYNRRINWRNTYQMERKKHEQEQELNNERLRFYTNITHELRTPLTLIIGPLEDMMKEKSLQVKQAHKISVIHQSAIRLLNLINQILEFRKTETQNRNLCVRKDNIAELIQEIGLKYKELNRKPNVDFNIVVEKEDMSLVFDKEVVTIILDNFISNAIKYTEKGAITISLYSTLKDQIEYTEIKVSDTGYGIEPNALPRIFERYYQANSKYQASGTGIGLALVKNLAELHEGEIWVESSVGKGSDFFLRLLTHNTYPNALHADVQETDEPKSIETTEVESGSEKQILLVVEDNPDIREYICETFSEAFEVISAEDGKKGLEQAVTIIPDIIISDIMMPEMDGVELCKRLKQDVRTSHIPIILLTAKDSMQDKEDGYTVGADSYITKPFNASLLKSRVSNLLELRKKLAALFSSGTNIVSKQEVANNSLNKLDNEFIKIVTQYIEADLSSDKIDVTYLSDKMCMSSSTLYRKMKALTNLSTNEYIRKVKMQNAERLLLEGKYKISEVAYKVGFNNVVYFRQCFKDEYGIAPSEYVKRQG, via the coding sequence ATGAAAGACAAACTGAAACGAGTGTTATTTATAATTTTGGTAAGCTTGCCAACTCTATTATCGGCTCAGCCTTACACATTTAAACGCCTGGGAGTTGAATTTGGTTTATCAAATAATAATGTACTAAGTATTACTCAGGATAAATTAGGCTTTCTTTGGTTTGCGACAGAAGAGGGCTTAAATAAGTTTAATGGTGCCCGTTTTATTAATTACTATAAATACTCTACACAATCTCCAAGCATCAGCGGCAATGAACTAAATTGTGTTTATGCCGATAAGGTGGATAGCATTATTTGGATAGCCACTCAGCGTTCGGGTTTGAATGCTTATAACTACAACAATAATACATTTACCGTCTATAAAAAAGACCCGTCAAACAAAAATAGTCTTATCACAAATGATGTTACCTCCGTAACTAATGCTTCGGACGGTAATTTATGGATCAGCACTTACTATGGGGGAGTGGATTATTTCGATAAGAAAACAGGGAAGTTTACTCATTATAACAAGTCCACCCTTCTGGGATTAAAGAATGAGAGTGTATGGACTGTAATGGAAGATAATGAGCGGAATCTATTTATCGGTCACGTAAACGAGGGGCTTAGTATTCTGTCTTTAAAAGATAACAAAGTAAGAAATTTTAAGAATAATCCTCAGGACCCGACAAGTATTCCCGGAAATGATGTAAAGTGTATCTTTAACGACAAGAATAATAACATTTGGGTTGGAACCAATAATGGGTTAGCCTTGTTCAATGCAGAAAAGAATAACTTTACAGTGTTCAGGAATAACAATTTCAGTTTGTTTGGTCCAAAACTTATTTCCATCTTTTCCATTCAGCAAATAAACAATAACCAACTGTGGATAGCCACCGAGTTTGAAGGGATATTTATTCTGGACATCCGCCAACTTTCTATCATGTCTCCCGATAAGGTTCAGTTTCAGCACATCTCTTCAGGTGATAATGAGAATCAGCTTTCTGCTTCAACTGTTCGCAGCATCTTTCAGGATTCTTTTCACAATATCTGGATAGGAACTTATGGTGGAGGAATCAACTTTATAAGTAATAATCCTCCCAGATTCAACGTTTTGAATTACAATCCGATACTTGGAGAAAAGAGTAAATTGAGTTATAAAGTAGCTTGGGGTATGTGTACCGACAAGCAAGGTAAACTTTGGATTGGGACCGACGGTGGAGGTATAAATGTTTATGAAAGAGGAAAACGTATTGCCATTTATAACAAAGAGAACGGGGCGTTGAGTAATAATTCGGTGTTGTCTCTTTTTAACGACTCTCAGAACAACATTTGGATTGGAACTTTTTTTGGAGGTGTTAACTGCTATAACACAAAAAGTAAGCAGTTTAAACAGGTTGTTTTAGGTGGAAAAACTAAGCAGGATATTCGTTGCTTCTTTGAAGACTTAAACCATAATCTTTGGGTTGGAAGTGATGATGGTATTTACCGCATCAATCTGAATGATCAGAATAAAATCACTAATTTCAATACAAAAAACAGTGGACTTAAAGGAGATTTGGTAAGAAGTATTTTTCAGGATTCTAAGGGCAGAATGTGGATTGGAACTTTTGGTAACGGACTTGGGATATATACTCCGCAGATGAAGCTCCTCAAGAATATGGATGATCACGCCGGCTTTTGCTCAAATACAATAAACCACATATTCAAAGATTCACGGAATAGAATCTGGGTAGCAACAGGCGATGGCTTGGTGCTATTCCCTTCTGTGAGCAGTTACAATTACAGAACATTTAAAAGGAGTGACGGCCTGGCCAATAGTCATATCAGAGCCATTACTGAAGATAACAAAAAGAATATATGGATAAGTACCAATAAGGGACTTTGTAAATATTCAGAAGCGAAGAATAAATTTGAGAATTATGATATTTCAGATGGCATTCCAGCTGGAAATTTCATGAGCGGATCTATTACAAAGGATAAAGATGGCTTTATCTATTTTGGTTCCTTAGGCGGTGTATGTTATTTTAATCCGGAGCACTTTGTTGACAGTAAACAATATCCTAACCCCATTATTTCCGAGCTAAAGATATACAATAAACTGTCGACCCTGGAAAATGACCAAAAGATTATTCCATTAGGAGGGAACAAGGAAATAGATCTAAACTATAAAGAAAACAGTTTTAGCATTACCTTCAATGAGCTGGATTACTCTTTGGACAAACAGGTGGAGTATTCCTATATGCTAAAAGGATTGAATGATTCATGGTATACATTAGATGAAGGGAATAATAGTGCTACATTTCTGGACATAGCTCCCGGAGATTATGAGTTTCTGATTAAGGCGCGCCTTCACAATCAGGAATGGCGTGAACAGGCCACTTCAATATTCATTCATATTGCTCCTCCTTTCTGGTTAACCTGGTGGGCCAGAATTCTTTACGTGATTATTCTGATTGCGATCATTTATATTTCTCTGCATGTCTATAATAGGAGAATTAATTGGAGAAATACTTATCAGATGGAAAGGAAAAAGCATGAACAGGAGCAGGAACTGAACAACGAGCGCTTACGGTTCTATACCAATATCACCCATGAATTGCGTACTCCTTTGACCCTTATTATTGGTCCGCTGGAAGATATGATGAAAGAAAAGTCTCTGCAGGTTAAGCAGGCTCATAAAATTTCTGTGATACATCAAAGCGCTATCCGTCTGCTGAATCTGATCAACCAAATATTAGAATTCAGAAAGACAGAAACGCAGAACCGCAATCTGTGTGTCCGTAAAGATAATATAGCAGAGCTTATTCAGGAAATAGGGTTAAAATACAAAGAACTGAATCGTAAACCGAATGTAGATTTTAATATCGTTGTAGAAAAAGAAGATATGTCATTGGTATTCGATAAAGAGGTGGTTACTATTATTCTCGACAACTTTATCTCAAATGCCATAAAATATACAGAAAAAGGTGCTATCACTATATCCTTATATTCTACATTGAAAGATCAGATAGAGTATACTGAAATAAAGGTTAGCGATACCGGATACGGAATTGAACCAAACGCTTTGCCCCGGATTTTTGAAAGATATTATCAGGCCAATAGTAAATATCAGGCATCGGGAACAGGTATAGGACTTGCTTTAGTAAAGAACCTGGCTGAATTACACGAAGGTGAAATATGGGTAGAGAGTTCTGTAGGGAAGGGGAGTGACTTCTTCCTGAGATTGCTGACTCACAATACATATCCAAACGCATTGCATGCTGATGTTCAAGAGACCGATGAACCAAAATCTATTGAAACCACTGAAGTTGAATCTGGTTCAGAAAAGCAAATCCTTTTGGTAGTAGAAGATAATCCGGATATTCGTGAATACATATGCGAAACGTTCTCTGAAGCATTCGAAGTGATTAGTGCCGAAGACGGAAAGAAAGGTCTGGAGCAAGCTGTCACAATTATTCCGGATATTATCATCAGCGATATTATGATGCCTGAAATGGATGGCGTGGAATTATGCAAGAGATTAAAACAGGATGTACGTACCAGTCATATTCCCATTATACTGCTAACAGCAAAAGATTCAATGCAGGACAAAGAAGATGGTTATACCGTTGGTGCGGACTCATACATTACTAAGCCTTTTAATGCTAGCTTGTTGAAAAGCAGGGTTAGCAACTTACTTGAATTAAGAAAGAAACTAGCTGCATTATTCTCTTCAGGTACAAATATTGTTTCCAAACAAGAGGTGGCCAATAACTCATTAAACAAACTGGACAATGAGTTTATCAAGATAGTCACTCAGTATATCGAAGCAGATCTTAGCTCAGACAAAATAGATGTTACCTATCTTTCAGATAAAATGTGTATGAGTAGTTCTACGCTTTATCGGAAAATGAAAGCACTGACAAATCTATCCACCAACGAGTATATCCGAAAAGTAAAAATGCAGAATGCAGAGCGACTGCTTTTGGAAGGTAAATACAAAATCTCCGAAGTTGCGTATAAAGTAGGATTCAATAATGTGGTTTACTTTAGGCAATGCTTTAAAGATGAATACGGTATAGCTCCATCTGAATATGTAAAACGTCAGGGATAG
- a CDS encoding SusC/RagA family TonB-linked outer membrane protein → MKIKILLSFCLLFLTGTLVYSQILVKGVVRDKSGEAIPGVSVKVMNKAAKGTVTGMDGQYSIDVSPKGTLEFSFIGFSSQKVAVNGKTIIDVTMNDQSTELDEVVVTAVGIKQQKKKLGYTTQQISAKTIEESSSINLGNALTGQVAGLTVTNPTGLFQAPAFTLRGKTPLIVVDGIPIESDLFDVPNEDVENINVLKGTSASALYGSRGKNGAILITTKKAKKEGLEVTANLSSMISAGFTVFPETQHQYGSGSEGKYEFWDGADGGISDGDMTWGPKFTPGLLVKQWNSPIRNKQTGETIPWWGNVAGSIYDNRALYERVPIAFEPHNNLKEFLRTGIVTKENFSLAYKGKRSNTYFSGNYANQRGQVPNTSVQTGGLTFNNEYNVTDNVKFNVNLSYNKVYSPNYPRYGYGPKNHIYTIVLWMSDDVDIRELKKHLYRPDQDGYVQANYNYAWYNNPYFMTEELTQQHNRDVLDGQAKLTWDVLPNFTIQGRTSARSQTLFEDMCSPKSYMNYGDSRDGNYKDWNTRQLNVDADVLATYSYSFSKNLALTVNGGASSFYRRYQQEYQSTDGLIVPRVYNLSNSQGPVSATNNLQEKAINSLYGTVNLDIYNAAFLTVTGRNDWSSTLPKGNNSYFYPSVALSTLISEYVKLPKAIDYLKAHGSWAVVSSDLDPYSITSSYNKSTMYGSTPSVTYPSALVNSNIKPQKTTSYELGLSSSFLKNRLNVELTYYHVIDENQIIDLPISEASGFTTRKVNGNVSTTNGLELVLGAEPIKGKNFSWSFTTNWTTDASKLTKVYNDMAKYGNLKKGDRTDALYVTQWQKSASGEVILDATTGMPTKDSYLTNVGHANPDVRYGFQNVFKIKKFRVNVDFDGAIGGMMVSTTNQKMWWGGRHPKSVTWRDAEYAAGKPVYVPDGVVVTGGSLVRDVNGNVTSDTRTYQKNMTAVSWQTWCQNYPYRAVITEKESKEFANAFDRSYLKLRRLAVSYDLTNIIGKKTFKGLDLTVFGNNLFVLKNVPYVDPDFGSSDSSLQDPSARYVGVSATIKL, encoded by the coding sequence ATGAAGATTAAAATTCTACTTTCATTTTGCTTATTGTTTTTAACTGGCACATTGGTTTATAGCCAGATTTTAGTAAAAGGTGTTGTTAGGGATAAGTCGGGAGAGGCGATTCCCGGAGTTTCGGTTAAGGTAATGAATAAGGCTGCCAAAGGAACTGTGACCGGCATGGATGGACAATATTCCATTGATGTGTCTCCTAAGGGAACGCTTGAGTTTTCATTTATTGGTTTTTCTTCGCAAAAGGTGGCTGTAAATGGCAAAACAATTATTGATGTAACAATGAATGATCAATCCACAGAACTCGACGAGGTTGTGGTTACAGCTGTGGGTATCAAACAACAGAAGAAGAAACTGGGCTATACTACTCAGCAGATTAGTGCGAAGACTATTGAGGAATCAAGCTCTATAAATCTGGGCAACGCACTTACAGGACAGGTTGCCGGACTTACGGTGACCAATCCTACCGGACTTTTTCAGGCTCCGGCATTTACGTTAAGGGGAAAAACGCCGCTGATTGTGGTGGACGGTATTCCTATTGAATCGGATTTGTTCGATGTTCCTAATGAAGATGTGGAAAATATCAATGTACTGAAAGGTACTTCTGCCTCTGCTTTATATGGCTCAAGAGGTAAGAACGGAGCTATTCTTATCACAACAAAGAAAGCAAAGAAAGAGGGGCTGGAGGTAACGGCTAATCTTTCTTCCATGATTTCTGCGGGATTTACAGTGTTTCCTGAAACACAACATCAGTATGGTAGTGGATCGGAAGGCAAATATGAGTTTTGGGACGGAGCCGATGGTGGTATCTCTGACGGTGATATGACCTGGGGACCAAAGTTTACTCCCGGATTACTTGTTAAACAGTGGAACAGTCCTATTCGTAACAAACAAACAGGAGAAACTATTCCCTGGTGGGGAAATGTGGCCGGATCAATTTACGATAACCGTGCACTTTATGAACGTGTACCTATCGCTTTTGAACCTCACAATAATCTGAAAGAGTTTTTGCGCACAGGTATTGTAACGAAAGAAAATTTCTCGTTGGCTTACAAAGGAAAACGCTCAAATACTTATTTTTCAGGAAACTATGCCAATCAACGTGGACAGGTTCCTAATACAAGCGTACAGACTGGCGGGCTGACTTTTAATAATGAATATAACGTTACTGATAATGTGAAATTCAATGTGAATCTTTCATATAACAAGGTCTATTCACCCAATTATCCACGTTATGGTTATGGTCCTAAGAACCATATCTATACGATTGTACTATGGATGAGTGATGATGTGGATATCCGCGAATTGAAAAAACATCTTTACCGCCCTGATCAGGATGGATATGTGCAAGCCAATTACAACTATGCATGGTATAACAATCCTTATTTCATGACGGAAGAACTGACTCAACAGCATAATCGCGACGTGCTTGATGGTCAGGCTAAATTAACATGGGATGTTCTTCCTAACTTTACTATTCAGGGACGTACCTCGGCTCGTTCGCAAACTCTCTTTGAAGATATGTGCAGTCCAAAGTCATACATGAATTATGGCGACTCACGTGATGGAAATTATAAGGATTGGAACACTCGTCAGCTGAATGTGGATGCCGATGTATTGGCTACTTACTCTTATTCATTCTCAAAGAATCTGGCATTGACTGTTAATGGAGGTGCTTCTTCTTTCTATCGCAGATACCAGCAGGAGTATCAATCAACCGATGGTCTTATTGTTCCCCGTGTTTATAACCTGAGCAATAGCCAGGGTCCGGTTTCTGCTACAAACAATCTTCAGGAAAAAGCAATCAACAGTCTTTATGGAACAGTGAATCTGGACATTTACAACGCTGCTTTCCTTACTGTAACCGGACGTAATGACTGGTCGTCAACTCTTCCAAAAGGAAATAACTCTTATTTCTATCCATCTGTGGCTTTAAGTACACTGATATCAGAATATGTGAAGTTGCCAAAGGCTATTGATTATTTAAAAGCACACGGCTCATGGGCAGTTGTATCAAGTGATCTTGATCCTTATAGCATTACCTCTTCTTATAATAAGAGTACAATGTATGGTTCAACTCCTTCAGTTACTTATCCTTCAGCATTGGTCAACAGCAATATTAAACCACAGAAAACAACTTCTTATGAATTGGGATTGTCTTCATCATTCCTGAAAAACCGTTTGAATGTGGAACTGACCTACTATCATGTAATTGATGAAAACCAGATTATTGACTTGCCAATCTCTGAAGCTTCCGGATTTACTACCAGAAAAGTAAATGGAAACGTAAGCACAACCAACGGGCTTGAGCTTGTGCTAGGCGCAGAGCCGATAAAAGGTAAAAACTTTAGCTGGAGCTTTACTACTAACTGGACTACTGATGCAAGCAAACTTACCAAAGTATATAATGACATGGCTAAGTATGGTAACCTGAAGAAGGGTGACCGCACGGATGCTCTTTATGTGACTCAATGGCAAAAGAGCGCTTCGGGCGAAGTGATTCTTGATGCAACAACAGGTATGCCAACTAAAGATAGTTATCTGACCAATGTTGGTCATGCTAATCCTGATGTACGTTACGGCTTCCAGAATGTATTCAAGATAAAGAAGTTCCGTGTGAATGTTGACTTTGATGGTGCTATTGGCGGTATGATGGTTTCTACAACAAATCAGAAAATGTGGTGGGGCGGTCGCCATCCTAAATCAGTAACCTGGAGAGATGCTGAATATGCAGCAGGTAAACCGGTTTATGTTCCTGATGGGGTTGTTGTTACAGGTGGTTCTTTGGTAAGAGACGTAAATGGGAATGTTACTTCGGATACACGTACTTATCAGAAAAATATGACAGCCGTGAGTTGGCAGACATGGTGCCAGAACTATCCTTACAGAGCAGTGATTACAGAAAAAGAGAGTAAGGAGTTTGCCAATGCCTTTGACAGAAGTTATCTGAAATTGAGACGTCTGGCTGTTTCTTATGACCTCACTAACATTATAGGTAAAAAAACATTTAAAGGGCTCGATCTAACCGTTTTCGGAAACAACCTGTTTGTGCTGAAGAATGTTCCTTATGTTGATCCTGATTTCGGATCTTCAGATAGCAGTTTGCAAGATCCTTCTGCCCGTTATGTAGGTGTTAGTGCAACAATTAAACTATAA